The following are encoded in a window of Fulvia fulva chromosome 7, complete sequence genomic DNA:
- a CDS encoding Arabinan endo-1,5-alpha-L-arabinosidase A: protein MTFTLLHAFLLPALIRASPLLKRDYPPVGACSGKCQGRLHDPAVIYREDTSTYYRFTTNDGLHTATAPSIEGPWTDQGPALPDGSSIDLPGNKDLWAPDLFHYQETYYLYYSVSQIGSKNSSIGVATSPSLDPGSWTDHGSIGIPTSPDYNRIDANLYYPSGGSPVLNFGSFWQNIFQFSMEPSLLKITGEAKHISQNTTTRPAGLVTGAQEGAYLFFWQGYHYLFLSGGNCCNEPGQGSGLAPAGEEYHILVCRSSEASGGFVDRQGRDCLNGNGGTLLLGSQGDVYAPGGQGVMFDPKLKMVVVYYHYVKPSVSYAYDDFFFGWNKLDFEGGWPRVVA, encoded by the exons ATGACATTCACACTCCTCCACGCATTCCTCCTCCCCGCCCTCATCAGAGCATCACCGCTCCTAAAACGAGACTACCCACCCGTCGGCGCCTGCTCAGGCAAATGTCAAGGCCGCCTCCACGATCCCGCCGTAATCTACCGCGAAGACACATCCACCTACTACCGCTTCACCACGAACGACGGCCTCCACACCGCCACGGCCCCAAGCATCGAGGGTCCGTGGACAGACCAAGGCCCAGCCCTTCCGGACGGCTCCAGCATTGATTTACCAGGGAACAAGGATCTATGG GCTCCCGACCTCTTCCACTACCAAGAAACCTACTACCTCTACTACTCCGTCTCGCAAATAGGCTCCAAAAACTCCTCCATAGGCGTCGCCACCTCCCCCTCCCTCGACCCCGGCTCCTGGACCGATCACGGCTCCATCGGAATCCCTACCTCCCCGGATTACAACCGCATCGATGCCAACCTCTACTACCCCAGCGGCGGGTCCCCCGTTTTGAATTTCGGGTCGTTCTGGCAGAATATCTTCCAATTCTCCATGGAACCCTCTCTACTGAAGATCACTGGTGAGGCGAAGCATATCAGCCAAAACACCACCACTCGTCCAGCAGGTCTAGTAACGGGAGCGCAAGAGGGCGCGTACCTGTTCTTCTGGCAAGGGTATCATTACCTCTTCCTCTCAGGCGGGAATTGCTGTAATGAGCCTGGCCAGGGGAGTGGGCTTGCACCCGCTGGGGAGGAGTATCATATCCTCGTGTGCCGGTCTTCCGAGGCGTCGGGTGGCTTTGTGGATCGGCAGGGACGGGATTGTCTCAATGGGAATGGGGGGACGTTGTTGCTTGGTAGTCAGGGAGATGTGTATGCGCCGGGTGGGCAGGGGGTGATGTTTGACCCGAAGTTGAAGATGGTGGTTGTTTATTATCATTATGTCAAGCCGAGTGTGTCGTATGCGTATGATGATTTCTTCTTTGGGTGGAATAAGTTGGATTTTGAGGGTGGGTGGCCGAGGGTTGTGGCGTAG
- a CDS encoding Trimethyllysine dioxygenase — MSTLSFAIRGTTRKHLGCQFGRTTFTTGRLTHIHRCSRRQLNTTTARAEPALNTQSPRLGQDAPFERAVAQPKAFQASAKPDHLKNADYLAHPIPRFEGEGVPELTLQFNDGKLQFYNEADNHTTTISGRWLRDNCSCSQCRNVDTAQRQINVLKGNMNTEITSCDLSGPNDSTVTVTFGDGHTSEIPVASILKRRGHRMTQSRYGLTPITIWQADISNSPPSVSYSTVDKQPGMASLLTQIRTHGFCFIKDIPVTPEATETLLKSIGPIRETHYGGFYDFTSDLSLKDTAYTSEALEPHTDNTYFTEPAGLQALHMLSHTDGTGGESSLVDGFGAATQLYVEDREAYKILAETGVYAHASGNEGISIQPSHAFSTLSHDPEGGYLTQVRWNNADRAGIAVDFKDMERWYDAAAKFDALLNDAKNVYWFRLEPGTMVIFDNWRVLHGRAAFTGKRRMCGGYIPRDDFISKYRSVALSKEDVAFSTVTG; from the exons ATGTCTACACTCTCGTTTGCCATTCGTGGTACGACAAG GAAGCACCTCGGCTGTCAATTTGGCAGGACCACTTTCACGACTGGACGACTCACACACATACACCGATGTAGTAGAAGACAGCTGAATACAACGACTGCGAGGGCAGAGCCTGCTCTGAACACCCAAAGCCCACGACTTGGACAAGATGCACCTTTCGAACGTGCGGTGGCACAGCCAAAGGCATTCCAAGCATCGGCAAAACCTGATCATCTGAAGAATGCGGACTACCTTGCT CACCCCATACCAAGATTTGAAGGCGAAGGGGTCCCGGAACTAACACTGCAGTTTAATGATGGCAAATTGCAATTCTACAACGAGGCCGACAACCACACCACAACGATATCTGGACGTTGGCTACGAGACAACTGCTCATGCTCTCAATGTCGGAATGTCGACACTGCCCAACGCCAGATCAATGTCCTCAAGGGTAACATGAACACAGAGATCACCAGCTGCGATCTGTCCGGACCGAACGACAGCACAGTCACAGTCACCTTCGGTGATGGCCACACGAGTGAAATACCAGTCGCCTCGATCCTCAAGCGAAGAGGTCACAGAATGACCCAGTCCCGCTACGGCCTCACACCCATCACCATCTGGCAAGCCGACATCTCGAACTCGCCACCATCCGTCTCCTACTCCACCGTAGATAAGCAGCCCGGCATGGCCTCCCTCCTCACCCAAATCCGCACCCACGGCTTCTGCTTCATCAAAGACATACCCGTCACCCCCGAAGCCACAGAAACTCTCCTCAAATCCATCGGCCCCATCCGCGAAACCCACTACGGCGGCTTCTACGACTTCACCTCCGACCTCTCCCTCAAAGACACCGCCTACACCTCCGAAGCTCTCGAACCGCACACCGACAACACCTACTTCACCGAGCCCGCAGGTCTGCAAGCCTTACACATGCTCTCCCATACCGACGGCACGGGCGGCGAATCAAGCCTCGTCGACGGCTTTGGCGCTGCCACACAGTTATATGTCGAGGACCGGGAGGCGTACAAGATCCTCGCCGAGACGGGAGTGTACGCGCACGCTTCCGGGAATGAGGGGATTTCTATCCAGCCATCACACGCGTTCTCTACCCTATCTCATGATCCAGAAGGGGGTTACCTCACGCAGGTCCGCTGGAACAATGCAGATCGCGCAGGTATTGCCGTGGACTTTAAGGATATGGAGAGGTGGTACGATGCTGCGGCGAAGTTTGATGCGTTACTCAATGATGCGAAGAATGTGTATTGGTTCAGACTTGAGCCGGGGACGATGGTCATTTTCGACAATTGGAGAGTGCTGCATGGGCGGGCGGCGTTTACGGGGAAGAGGAGGATGTGTGGAGGGTATATCCCGAGGGATGATTTCATCAGTAAGTACAGGAGTGTGGCGCTGAGCAAGGAGGATGTAGCGTTTTCAACGGTGACGGGGTAG
- a CDS encoding Serine/threonine-protein kinase, producing MMPGMDIEISSGHALEIQQSPPTRISSPRPREVPAEADRMPIPKLDHEALREKAKKRRKNKKKGMQPAAPAVNVIKGFQTPVTSGGEESDASTNGTPRFGAARMQDFSSVASSPALRPATPGNISALKARLDALDLDEHAKMPSLARVMSSKSDCDSGLATPSSRGSDGDKTEMEAYDVPLDQDFISPEAGSVTPLYASQAIEGGLRTASIHRKMQADDFKPLRCLGKGAFGTVHLVRQQASGRLYAQKQFKKASLTVHKRLIEQTRTERTILESVNRHPFVVKLFYAFQDQEKLYLILEYAQGGELFTHLAMERMFSEDVAAFYLAEMVLALEHLHHNVRVIYRDLKPENCLLDAEGHLLLTDFGLSKVALDDDEDGSRANSFLGTIEYMAPEVIEGKGYDFSVDWWGLGAIACDLLTGKPPFGGGNHTKIQQNILKQKLQLPYFIGPDAKDFLTRLLRKEPHKRLGGASSKDVKALKAHRFFRKIDWKKLERREVEPPIQPVVTDPELAENFSSDFTDLPLSPVVTRGSKPFDDDGDDPYVAAESNPFGGFSFVASKSLLDDDQFMLDA from the exons ATGATGCCAGGCATGGACATCGAAATCAGCAGCGGCCATGCGCTTGAGATACAGCAATCGCCACCTACCAGGATCAGTTCTCCACGCCCGCGCGAGGTACCCGCCGAGGCAGACAGGATGCCAATACCGAAACTCGACCACGAGGCGCTCCGAGAGAAGGCAAAGAAACGTAGGAAGAACAAGAAGAAGGGCATGCAGCCTGCTGCACCAGCGGTGAACGTGATCAAGGGGTTTCAGACACCGGTCACGTCTGGCGGCGAGGAGTCAGATGCGTCTACGAACGGGACACCTCGGTTTGGCGCGGCTAGAATGCAGGACTTCTCGAGTGTAGCATCAAGCCCAGCCTTGCGTCCTGCTACGCCCGGGAATATAAGTGCTTTGAAGGCACGTCTAGATGCACTGGACCTCGACGAGCACGCCAAGATGCCCAGTCTGGCCAGGGTCATGAGCAGCAAGTCGGACTGCGACAGCGGCCTGGCGACACCATCTTCCCGTGGCAGCGATGGTGACAAGACGGAGATGGAGGCCTACGATGTGCCACTTGACCAGGACTTCATCAGTCCGGAAGCTGGGTCTGTCACACCGCTGTATGCTTCGCAGGCAATTGAGGGAGGGTTGCGAACCGCATCGATCCACCGTAAGATGCAGGCGGATGACTTCAAACCTCTGCGATGTCTCGGTAAGGGCGCTTTTGGCACAGTGCATCTTGTACGACAACAAGCAAGCGGCCGGCTCTATGCTCAGAAGCAGTTCAAGAAAGCGAGTCTCACGGTGCACAAGCGTCTGATTGAGCAAACCCGCACTGAGCGCACCATTCTCGAGTCTGTAAACAGGCATCCCTTCGTCGTAAAGCTGTTTTACGCTTTCCAGGACCAGGAGAAGCTGTACCTTATCTTGGAGTACGCACAAGGCGGCGAGCTGTTCACGCATCTGGCTATGGAACGCATGTTTTCCGAGGACGTGGCGGCCTTCTATCTGGCGGAAATGGTTCTCGCTTTGGAGCACCTTCACCACAATGTTCGTGTCATCTATCGCGATCTTAAGCCCGAGAACTGCCTTCTCGATGCCGAAGGTCATCTACTACTTACCGATTTCGGTCTCTCGAAGGTCGCTCTTGACGATGACGAGGACGGATCTCGAGCAAATAGCTTCCTTGGCACCATCGAGTACATGGCGCCGGAAGTCATCGAGGGCAAAGGCTACGACTTCTCGGTCGACTGGTGGGGACTGGGTGCTATCGCATGTGACCTGCTTACTGGTAAGCCTCCGTTTGGAGGAGGCAACCACACCAAGATCCAGCAGAATATTCTCAAGCAGAAGTTGCAGCTGCCGTACTTTATTGGGCCGGATGCCAAGGACTTTCTTACCCGCCTTCTGCGCAAGGAGCCACACAAGCGTCTCGGTGGTGCGTCTTCCAAGGATGTGAAGGCTTTGAAGGCACACCGTTTCTTCAGGAAGATTGATTGGAAGAAGCTGGAAAGGCGTGAAGTCGAACCA CCCATCCAACCTGTTGTCACAGACCCTGAGCTTGCGGAGAACTTCAGCAGCGATTTCACGGATCTTCCACTTAGCCCCGTGGTCACTCGTGGCAGCAAGCCTTTCGACGATGATGGTGATGATCCATACGTCGCGGCCGAGAGCAATCCTTTCGGCGGCTTCAGCTTTGTTGCAAGCAAGAGCTTGCTTGATGACGACCAATTCATGCTGGACGCTTGA
- a CDS encoding Mannosyl-oligosaccharide alpha-1,2-mannosidase, with translation MRSLSIIAAATAVAAFPQQYQQPPTHGGGNDGKPSYVGTGESAQERQERSAAVKEMFEFAWNGYYRYAFPNDELQPVNNSFSNSRNGWGASAADALSTALVMESGEIVNQIVNYVPSIDWSVSKDDEAVSLFETTIRYLGGLLSGYDLLTGPLKELVDDESKVQALLDQAQNLANNLSYAFDTPTGIPHNNLIFSNRSNTGDTTNGLATIGTLVLEWTRLSDLTGDETYGQLAQRGESYLLNPQPLPFAEPFPGMVGTNVAIDNGSFVDNSGGWNGGDDSFYEYLIKMFVYDTSRFAEYRDRWILAADSSIQYLASHPSSRPDLTFLAAYKGTTTINSSQHLACFDGGNYLLGGIVLKEQKYTDFGLQLVDSCEDTYSQTLTGIGPESFSWNTTTLPANQTEFYERAGFWITNGNYILRPEVIESFYYAYRVTGDRKYQDYAWSAIQAINATTRVGSGFSSINDVNEAGGGGFMNFQESFWFAEVLKYSYLIHAEDAEWQVNYEGKNEFVYNTEAHPMKVAGTPI, from the exons ATGCGATCCCTTTCCATCATCGCTGCAGCGACTGCTGTAGCAGCATTTCCTCAACAGTACCAGCAACCTCCTACCCACGGCGGCGGCAACGATGGAAAGCCCAGCTATGTAGGGACCGGAGAGTCAGCACAAGAACGCCAGGAACGCTCCGCAGCCGTAAAGGAAATGTTCGAGTTCGCCTGGAACGGCTACTACAGATACGCATTTCCCAACGACGAGTTACAGCCTGTGAACAACAGCTTCAGCAACTCCCGTAATGGATGGGGTGCTTCGGCTGCTGATGCACTTTCTACTGCGTTGGTTATGGAGAGTGGCGAGATTGTCAATCAGATTGTGAACTATGTTCCAAGTATTGACTGGAGTGTGAGCAAAGATGATGAGGCAGTGAGCTTGTTTGAGACGACGATCAGATACCTTGGTGGATTGCTTTCTGGATATGATCTTCTGACGGGGCCACTCAAGGAGCTGGTCGATGATGAGAGTAAAGTGCAGGCTTTACTGGACCAGGCACAGAACCTTGCGAACAACCTCAGCTATGCTTTTGATACGCCTACTGGTATTCCCCACAACAACTTGATCTTCAGCAACCGCAGCAATACTGGAGATACCACCAACGGTCTTGCTACGATCGGTACTCTGGTTCTTGAGTGGACCCGACTTTCAGATTTGACTGGTGACGAGACATATGGACAGCTCGCACAAAGGGGAGAGAGCTACCTCCTCAACCCACAGCCATTGCCCTTTGCTGAACCCTTCCCTGGAATGGTTGGCACGAACGTAGCAATCGACAACGGATCCTTTGTTGATAACTCTGGAGGCTGGAACGGCGGCGATGACAGTTTCTACGAGTATTTAATCAAGATGTTCGTCTACGATACGAGCAGGTTTGCTGAGTACAGAGATCG CTGGATCCTCGCAGCCGATAGCAGCATCCAATACCTTGCCTCGCACCCCTCCTCTCGTCCCGATCTAACGTTCCTCGCCGCATACAAAGGCACCACGACCATCAATAGCTCACAGCATCTGGCATGCTTCGACGGTGGCAACTACCTCCTCGGTGGTATCGTCCTGAAAGAGCAGAAGTACACAGACTTCGGCCTTCAGCTGGTCGACTCGTGCGAGGACACCTACAGTCAGACCTTGACCGGCATCGGCCCAGAGTCTTTCTCATGGAACACGACTACTCTGCCGGCTAACCAGACGGAGTTCTACGAGAGGGCAGGATTCTGGATTACTAATGGAAACTACATCTTGAGGCCTGAGGTTATTGAGAGCTTTTATTACGCATACCGTGTTACTGGCGACCGGAAGTATCAGGATTATGCATGGAGTGCTATCCAGGCTATCAACGCTACCACGAGAGTTGGCTCTGGATTCAGCAGCATTAACGATGTGAATGAGGCTGGAGGAGGAGGTTTCATGAACTTCCAGGAATCATTTTG GTTCGCGGAGGTGCTGAAGTATTCATACCTGATTCACGCTGAGGATGCAGAGTGGCAGGTGAACTACGAAGGCAAGAACGAGTTTGTTTACAACACTGAGGCGCATCCCATGAAGGTTGCTGGCACGCCCATATAG
- a CDS encoding Tyrosinase yields MKAQTLVTAIGLASSALAQSLAINGVPGDTQPRLEVRQLATTQPEQWALFVLAMQQWQGADNSETTSYYQVSGVHGVPRVSWDGVEPCQGCDQADGYCTHDSVLFPAWHRAYVALFEQELVATAQSIADSFPESSRATYQTAAANLRMPYWDWAAKACSGSVLPTSISGQQITITGPNGQQTLDNPLYSYTFEDPSNLVYGPFTSWDKTLRYPSSNDPSTTSQQQSAINALDNIQPSLQDQVYQLMSTCDNYLSFSNDLGSSASASCASSLEAIHNTVHGTLGGPVIDGVSAGHMTYLPLAGFDPVFWLHHANVDRLFAIWQTLHPDSFGASQVAPHMTWAIEQGTTQDADSPLKPFHKDTAGGFWTTNGIRDFAGSFHYTYPELVSGDGSQGAVASLVNDLYGPSATMCAGGTPVNDKGSSSSSSSAAMSTSSSAASSGVSSGFSTSTASSGSSGSSASITSSASFPSMSGGIFQNRSTSAVAMSTKPYTSVALPPKYVSPNNGSEWQYVANCESQRYGLNGSYYVLLFNGEPASEDVSTWFSASNLIGLLSFVAGGDMVNSLLSTGSVPLTRTLQKLVSSGVIADMSEDSCVPWMKQNLVWKVLGPNGAAVVPNDVPGFKVSVYSSTSSKAGQYSLPQWSSFLPHYKVTENKSGGASEASPPTYGLAQDAGHVVGGLLGGLTGSSSSSAPSYGSGSGSSSSSSSSNNNNNNNNNNNNNNNNNNNNNNGGSAGPAPTAKPTIGSGSNGGVQSPPTGSYVGDDGVTTITIWTTHTETHCPCATA; encoded by the exons ATGAAGGCGCAGACACTCGTTACAGCCATCGGGCTCGCTTCTTCTGCTCTTGCCCAGAGCCTCGCTATCAACGGTGTTCCTGGAGACACCCAACCACGATTGGAAGTACGACAGTTGGCCACTACACAGCCAGAACAATGGGCGCTCTTCGTCCTTGCCATGCAGCAATGGCAGGGCGCTGACAACAGCGAGACTACGAGTTACTACCAGGTTTCAGGTGTTCACGGTGTTCCCCGTGTGAGCTGGGATGGTGTCGAGCCCTGCCAAGGATGCGATCAGGCCGACGGGTACTGCACACACGACAGTGTCTTGTTCCCAGCCTGGCACCGAGCCTACGTCGCCCTTTTCGAGCAGGAGCTTGTCGCAACTGCACAGAGCATCGCCGACTCGTTCCCAGAATCTTCGAGAGCAACCTACCAAACAGCTGCAGCGAACCTGCGTATGCCCTACTGGGATTGGGCTGCCAAGGCATGCTCTGGCTCAGTCCTGCCAACGTCCATCTCCGGCCAACAGATCACCATCACTGGGCCCAATGGACAGCAGACACTCGACAACCCACTCTACTCATACACCTTCGAGGACCCAAGCAACCTTGTGTACGGCCCTTTCACTTCATGGGACAAGACCCTTCGTTACCCGAGCAGCAACGATCCTTCTACAACCAGCCAGCAGCAATCAGCCATCAATGCTCTCGACAACATTCAGCCTTCTCTTCAAGACCAAGTCTACCAGCTGATGTCGACTTGCGACAACTACCTTTCCTTCTCGAACGATCTTGGAAGCTCGGCTAGCGCTTCGTGCGCCAGCTCTCTTGAGGCTATTCACAACACAGTCCATGGAACGCTGGGTGGACCAGTCATTGACGGCGTCTCCGCCGGACACATGACCTACCTCCCACTTGCTGGCTTCGATCCAGTTTTCTGGCTACACCACGCTAACGTCGATC GTCTTTTCGCCATCTGGCAGACGCTCCACCCAGACAGCTTCGGCGCATCGCAAGTCGCACCTCACATGACTTGGGCTATCGAGCAGGGCACCACTCAGGACGCCGACTCGCCACTCAAGCCATTCCACAAGGATACCGCTGGTGGATTCTGGACCACCAACGGCATTCGTGACTTTGCGGGTTCATTCCACTACACTTACCCAGAGCTCGTCAGCGGCGATGGCAGCCAGGGTGCTGTGGCCAGCTTGGTGAACGATTTGTACGGCCCAAGCGCTACGATGTGCGCCGGAGGCACTCCAGTTAACGACAAGGGGAGCTCATCAAGCAGCTCATCGGCTGCCATGTCTACAAGCTCTAGTGCAGCAAGCAGCGGCGTGTCCTCTGGCTTCAGTACCAGCACCGCTAGCTCTGGCTCTTCTGGATCCAGCGCCTCGATCACGAGCTCTGCATCGTTCCCATCCATGTCTGGCGGCATCTTCCAGAACCGCTCCACCTCCGCAGTCGCCATGAGCACCAAGCCATACACTTCTGTCGCACTCCCACCAAAGTATGTCTCACCAAACAACGGCAGCGAGTGGCAGTACGTCGCCAACTGCGAGTCGCAACGATACGGTCTGAACGGATCATACTATGTCCTGCTTTTCAACGGCGAGCCAGCTTCCGAGGATGTGTCCACCTGGTTCTCCGCCTCCAACCTCATCGGTCTGCTGTCCTTCGTCGCTGGTGGCGATATGGTCAACTCCCTGCTTTCCACGGGATCCGTCCCACTCACCCGTACCCTGCAGAAGCTTGTGTCCTCCGGTGTCATCGCTGACATGAGCGAGGACTCTTGCGTGCCATGGATGAAGCAGAACTTGGTCTGGAAGGTTCTCGGTCCCAACGGAGCGGCTGTTGTACCAAACGATGTCCCCGGCTTCAAGGTTTCCGTCTACTCCTCGACTTCCAGCAAGGCTGGCCAGTACTCGCTGCCACAGTGGTCTAGCTTTCTCCCACACTACAAGGTCACTGAGAACAAGTCTGGTGGTGCCTCCGAGGCAAGCCCACCAACTTACGGTTTGGCTCAGGATGCTGGCCATGTCGTAGGAGGACTGCTTGGTGGACTGACTGGTAGTTCTTCGAGCTCTGCCCCAAGCTACGGCTCAGGATCAggctcctcctcctcctcctcctcctccaacaacaacaacaacaacaacaacaacaacaacaacaacaacaacaacaacaacaacaacaacaacggTGGTAGCGCTGGACCTGCCCCAACAGCTAAGCCAACCATCGGCTCTGGCAGCAACGGCGGTGTACAATCTCCCCCAACCGGTAGCTACGTCGGTGACGATGGTGTCACCACCATCACCATCTGGACTACCCACACCGAGACCCACTGCCCATGTGCGACCGCCTAG
- a CDS encoding Altered inheritance of mitochondria protein 9, mitochondrial, with the protein MAALRPSASNTLSRLLSRPARHLTLPSHITVRYRRHATKSSSSTFTRPKTQFESLYHYDSGRWLWNEEEQLRKRYSPFNVSGLEKVVAQAAGVTSCKLLGKGDEGNYNKAMACKLPDGSVVVACIPTPHAGAPFLTTASEVATIEFVRTVLDIPVPKVLAWSATKDNPVESEYIVMEKVKGEQLGVVWDDMGMDEKRRIVEDLVDIQVKLLSVPFERFGSLYYRDHVPNNAITVQLQGTNLDEEVKLWIEKTFCIGPMSGPDVHFSGRSSVRMDVGPCATATEYLQAIAKREREWLSKYADPERPPTRFLSPGVEHSDCDNEPNAHIELYRQFHDIVPHLFNPAKGLDRATLWHQHLDLESIFVEDGHISGILGWQHTRIIPLRPLASLPRLVECRNEVQLNFPEDYHQMQNEEKPPIPLEVRLPKILHEAEDVEVKRVIKNRTHKALTLIHYLDVCHTKCPDFAKWLDRDEYGLLRDLMVVLQEPTWNRQDLSLLKHCLIRLQQRWSDIVGEEVPCPLKFTEDDTEQVMKDVLDYNKIADVWDILPIWRSGFCSHEQYDQWLETFRKQREESMESDDQEVREVAARGMAWVLDSKLTAEE; encoded by the exons ATGGCGGCGCTGCGTCCCAGCGCGAGTAATACTCTCAGCAGACTACTGTCGCGACCTGCACGACATCTGACTCTGCCCTCGCACATCACTGTAAGGTATCGCCGCCACGCCACTAAATCTTCTTCAAGCACCTTCACCCGACCGAAGACTCAATTCGAGTCACTTTACCACTATGATAGCGGCCGCTGGCTTTGGAACGAGGAGGAACAGCTACGCAAGCGATACTCACCGTTCAATGTGTCCGGACTCGAGAAGGTGGTAGCACAGGCGGCAGGCGTGACATCATGCAAGCTACTGGGGAAGGGCGATGAAGGCAACTACAACAAAGCAATGGCGTGCAAGTTACCCGACGGCTCTGTTGTCGTTGCGTGCATCCCAACTCCTCATGCTGGCGCACCTTTCCTCACGACAGCATCTGAGGTCGCCACGATAGAATTC GTCCGCACCGTCCTCGACATCCCTGTGCCCAAAGTGCTGGCATGGAGTGCGACCAAGGACAACCCTGTGGAGAGTGAGTACATCGTGATGGAGAAAGTGAAGGGCGAGCAGCTCGGTGTCGTGTGGGACGACATGGGGATGGATGAGAAGCGTCGGATTGTAGAAGACCTGGTCGACATCCAGGTCAAGTTGCTATCTGTGCCGTTTGAGCG ATTCGGATCTCTGTACTATCGGGATCATGTACCCAACAACGCGATCACGGTGCAACTGCAGGGCACCAATCTTGACGAAGAAGTGAAGCTGTGGATAGAGAAGACGTTCTGCATAGGACCCATGTCTGGACCTGACGTTCACTTCTCCGGACGGAGTAGTGTGCGCATGGATGTTGGACCAT GCGCCACAGCCACAGAGTATCTTCAAGCTATTGCgaagagagagagagagtgGCTTTCGAAGTACGCTGATCCTGAGCGTCCACCTACCAGGTTCCTCAGCCCGGGCGTAGAACACTCCGACTGCGACAACGAGCCGAATGCTCACATAGAGCTGTACCGACAGTTTCACGACATCGTACCGCACTTATTCAATCCCGCGAAGGGACTCGATCGAGCCACCTTGTGGCATCAACACCTTGACCTCGAAAGCATCTTCGTGGAGGATGGGCATATTTCTGGCATCCTCGGCTGGCAGCACACCCGTATCATACCACTCCGACCACTTGCCAGTTTGCCACGTCTCGTGGAGTGCAGGAATGAGGTGCAGCTGAACTTCCCAGAAGATTACCACCAGATGCAAAACGAAGAGAAGCCGCCGATCCCATTAGAAGTACGGCTACCAAAGATCTTACACGAAGCGGAAGATGTGGAGGTCAAGAGGGTGATCAAGAATCGGACGCACAAGGCCCTGACTCTGATCCATTACCTGGATGTTTGCCACACGAAGTGCCCGGATTTCGCCAAGTGGCTTGATCGTGATGAGTACGGGCTATTGCGAGATCTTATGGTTGTTCTTCAGGAACCGACGTGGAACCGTCAAGACCTGAGCCTCCTTAAGCACTGCCTGATCAGATTGCAGCAGCGATGGTCCGACATTGTGGGCGAGGAGGTACCGTGTCCTCTTAAGTTCACTGAAGATGACACGGAACAGGTCATGAAAGATGTTCTG GACTACAACAAGATCGCCGATGTATGGGATATCCTTCCAATTTGGCGGAGTGGCTTTTGTAGCCATGAGCAGTACGATCAGTGGCTCGAGACCTTTCGCAAGCAGCGTGAAGAGAGCATGGAGAGCGATGATCAGGAAGTACGGGAGGTAGCTGCTCGAGGCATGGCCTGGGTGCTGGATAGCAAGTTGACTGCCGAGGAGTGA
- a CDS encoding Iron-sulfur assembly protein 2: MSTPSISRTCTQCLRASKIAIQTTPTLSASRRSFQTSAPLYLDFLAPSWHNQPISASPSPAQPRIPRLRHETPASQRRSISATSRRFAKAIINPRTSSSGEPMTITITPRAAHRLEKISSTDSNPDLALRVSVESGGCHGFQYLMSLVSAKDVDLEEDTVFEEEEVHGKEGSYRAKVVMDEPSLELLRGSRVDYTMELIGSQFKVVGIPGAKSSCGCGTSFDIAA; encoded by the coding sequence ATGTCGACACCTAGCATATCGCGAACTTGCACACAGTGCCTACGAGCATCCAAAATCGCGATCCAAACGACCCCAACACTCTCAGCATCGCGACGAAGCTTCCAAACCTCGGCGCCACTCTACCTCGACTTCCTCGCTCCGTCATGGCATAATCAACCCATATCCGCCTCGCCTTCGCCAGCACAACCACGAATCCCAAGATTGCGCCATGAAACCCCTGCATCACAAAGGCGCTCCATCTCCGCCACATCGCGCCGCTTCGCAAAAGCCATCATCAACCCACGAACCTCCTCCTCCGGCGAACCCATGACCATAACCATAACCCCCCGGGCCGCGCACCGCCTCGAAAAGATCTCCTCAACCGACTCCAACCCCGACCTTGCGCTGCGCGTTTCTGTCGAATCAGGTGGATGCCACGGGTTTCAATACCTCATGAGCCTGGTCTCCGCGAAAGATGTTGATCTGGAGGAGGACACGGTTTTTGAGGAGGAAGAGGTGCATGGGAAGGAGGGCAGTTATAGGGCGAAGGTGGTGATGGATGAGCCGAGTTTGGAGTTGTTGAGGGGGAGTCGTGTGGATTATACGATGGAGTTGATTGGGAGTCAGTTCAAGGTTGTGGGCATACCCGGGGCGAAGAGTTCGTGTGGGTGTGGGACTAGTTTTGATATTGCGGCGTGA